The Prosthecodimorpha staleyi genome has a segment encoding these proteins:
- a CDS encoding LacI family DNA-binding transcriptional regulator, which yields MPDLPPSPPRPGRPRQSRLPRIADVARLSGVSTATVDRVLNGRPGVRAPTVQRVMRAAAEIGYAVELPPDPAASLQPMRLAFVLPAGTNRFLAGLGRLISGAADQLAGFNMRARVDFIESFNPDLLGRHLKELGRDVDGVVFMAIDHPAVREAVNALADRGVPTVTLISDIGHARRAAYVGLDNRAAGRTAAYLMARFIGPRPAKVAMIAGSLSYRAHGEREMGFLHMFQEAYPAVEVVGLREGYDDQAKNHRQTKMLLARHPDLAGIYCIGGGPEGIAKALKEARRDSDVVLIGHGLTPEVRELLVDGTMDAVITQNPHGSLMSCVSIFANIRAGRPAQDGVEPARSEVVFRENLP from the coding sequence ATGCCGGACTTACCCCCCTCGCCGCCGCGCCCGGGTCGGCCGCGCCAAAGCCGCCTGCCGCGCATCGCCGATGTGGCACGCCTGTCGGGTGTCTCGACGGCGACCGTCGATCGCGTCCTGAACGGACGGCCCGGGGTCCGGGCGCCGACGGTGCAGCGGGTGATGCGGGCGGCGGCGGAAATCGGCTATGCGGTCGAGCTGCCGCCCGATCCGGCCGCATCGCTGCAGCCGATGCGGCTCGCCTTCGTCCTGCCCGCAGGCACCAACCGCTTCCTGGCCGGCCTCGGCCGCCTGATCTCGGGGGCGGCCGACCAGCTCGCCGGCTTCAACATGCGGGCGCGGGTCGACTTCATCGAGAGCTTCAACCCGGACCTGCTCGGCCGGCACCTGAAGGAGCTCGGCCGCGATGTCGACGGCGTCGTCTTCATGGCGATCGACCATCCGGCGGTGCGCGAGGCGGTCAACGCCCTGGCCGACCGCGGCGTGCCGACCGTGACGCTGATCTCCGACATCGGCCATGCCCGCCGCGCCGCCTATGTCGGACTGGACAACCGGGCGGCCGGCCGCACCGCGGCCTATCTGATGGCCCGCTTCATCGGCCCGCGCCCGGCCAAGGTGGCGATGATCGCCGGCAGCCTCAGCTACCGCGCCCATGGCGAGCGCGAGATGGGCTTCCTGCACATGTTCCAGGAGGCCTATCCGGCCGTCGAGGTGGTCGGCCTGCGCGAGGGCTACGACGACCAGGCCAAGAACCATCGGCAGACGAAGATGCTGCTCGCCCGGCATCCGGATCTCGCCGGCATCTACTGCATCGGGGGCGGCCCGGAGGGCATCGCCAAGGCGTTGAAGGAGGCCCGGCGCGACAGCGACGTGGTGCTGATCGGCCACGGCCTGACGCCGGAGGTGCGCGAACTGCTGGTCGACGGCACCATGGACGCAGTGATCACCCAGAACCCGCACGGGTCGCTGATGAGCTGCGTCTCGATCTTCGCCAACATCCGCGCCGGCCGTCCGGCCCAGGACGGCGTCGAGCCGGCCCGCTCCGAGGTGGTGTTCCGCGAGAACCTGCCGTGA